Proteins from one Impatiens glandulifera chromosome 2, dImpGla2.1, whole genome shotgun sequence genomic window:
- the LOC124924563 gene encoding uncharacterized protein LOC124924563, whose product MTFVLSSLKNSMIKALNTQEEERKEFAEVIKVLTEYDNTLKKNTKFQAKENAKADADRDQPRITQGESSRRSDGVSTGTRSRRAPSNDENPRTTKRGRGRSGGDRGGRISGGGLGRQSGFDQRGHASDGDRGDRPSGSGRGGRSLPPFLNMLTGQDMSPADPRVKGGEQ is encoded by the exons ATGACTTTTGTGCTCTCATCTCTTAAGAATAGCATGATAAAGGCTTTGAACAcccaggaagaagaaagaaaggaattTGCTGAAGTTATCAAAGTTCTTACTGAATATGAcaatactctgaagaagaacac gaagtttcaagcaaaggagaatGCTAAAGCTGATGCTGATAGAGATCAACCTCGAATCACccaaggtgagtcaagcagaagaagtgacggtgtgtcaaccggcactagATCCAGACGAGCTCCAAGTAACGATGAAAATCCTAGGACAACTAAAAGAGGcagaggtcgaagcggtggtgatcgtggaggccgAATCAGTGGTGGTGGTCTCGGTAGGCAATCTGGGTTTGATCAAAGAGGTCATGCCAGTGACGGTGATCGTGGTGATAGACcaagtggaagcggtcgtggtggtcgcagtCTTCCTCCGTTTCTAAACATGTTAACCGGTCAAGACATGAGCCCagccgatcctcgagttaaagggggagaacaataa